One Carya illinoinensis cultivar Pawnee chromosome 5, C.illinoinensisPawnee_v1, whole genome shotgun sequence genomic window, GCCACAAATTTGTCAATTAAACCGTTTTAACTGAATCAAAAGGTCAAGCTAAATAAGAAATACaagaattaattttctttttaagatcGAAGTAGCTGCAAACATAACTTTAGAGTCATCctcattaaatatatcacattctTATCTTCCAAACTTTACCCTTGCACACTTGAGCCTCATCGGATAATGAGTTTTAGAGCAAAATAATCTTATTCAACTTCACTCGATTACCGTTAAAAAGTTATGCTACCTAACGTCCTAAGCATTAAGTGCTTCGCTAACAGTCACTACGTCAAAACCACTtgaaataatatatcataattaGCAAAGAAACTTCTACGGGAAAATTGGCAATACATTGGACACAGATTGCAGTCGCACGGACCTGTCAACGCTGCGATGCTCCAAGTCAAGATCAATCTTCCTCCAATCCTTACCTTGCTCCTCGAGCAAAACCTCCCTAGGCTTGGCATCCCCAAAAGGATTCACCTTTGGCCTCGGCTTCACCACATTATCAACCCTCTGCTGCAGCCCCTGACCCTCAGACCGGCTTGACTGCGCGCTGGAAGGCCTGCTCGAATGTGTACTCGTTGGTGTACTCGCTTTCTTAGCCTCAATTTCCGAATCCATCTTCTTCCAGTTCAAACCTTTCTCCGCTAAAACCTCCTCCCTAGGCCGTGCGGCACCAAACGGGTTCGGCTTATTCGTCTTCGCCACCACCAGCGGCTCATTCACACCCGAATCCCCCCTAGGGGGGTCCAACACCAATCTTGGCCGTTCCCGCTCGCTCTCACGAAACGCTCCCCCTCCTCTAGTCCAGCGATCGGCCTCCTGAGCCGAATCACGAAAGCCTGAACCGAATGTCGAAGATCTAGAGGGAACAGGCTTTTTCCCAACCGCCCAATTATCAGTGTCATCGGCCCTAGACCCGCCTCCAAGCGACCCGTACCGATCCTGCCGACCCGAATCGAGCGAAGGCATAGGTTTTTTCGTCAATGCCCAATTGTCTACCTCGTCAGCCCTCGACGGCTGATCGAATTCCGAAATCCTGGACGGAGGGGTACCCCTCCGTTCCTGATCAAATCCACCATAGGACCTCCGGGGACCACCTCCCCAGGACCCATCAGCATCGTCTCGCTCTCTGCCACGACCAGTTAAAGAACCGGACCGCTCGTAGGAAGAGAACCCGCCTCCGAGCCTACCGTACTGCATTTCCTCGGGGGAGCGCTGTTTGGGGCCGGTGGGGAGACGGCTCATCTCGTCGGTGGTCAAGCCTTGGCTGTATTCGGTTGCGGATCGCTGGCCGGAGGACGCGGAGTAGAACTCAGACAAGGTCAaggtcgtcttcttcttcttggtcTTGGTGCTAACCGATTCTTTCAGGCTGGGGAAGATATGGGAAGAAGACTCCGCCGCAGAAGACGCAGCCGCCGAGGCAGCCTCGCGCTCCTCCGCTTCGGCCAGCTCTGCATCGGCGGCCCAGGTGCCGATGTTACCCCATGGCTTTCCGGACATTTCCTCGGCTCGAGATCTGGCgaacaaagaaaaggaaagctGGAGATCCAAATGAGAAATAGTTGCtcaatttctaatatatatttttaataaccaATTAGACTGGGGCTCCGTGGAGCCGGAGCTCCAAGAACAAGTGGAGCGGTTACAGCTGGGAGcctgggagagagagagagagagtggaaaCATGATAGGTTTGATGGTGAGGATGGAAACCGTCGTTTTGAGAGAGACGGCGGGGGTAGATGCGCTGTTGCGTGGGGTGTTTGGTCACGCACGCGACTGCTAAGCTTCGGTTGGGTAATTAgagaattttgaaataaaaattttaagttttaagatgaatatgatattttaatattaaaattttaatattatattttaatattattattattttaaaatttaaaaaaataaaaaaaattaaattatttattatattttatacaaagatttgataaaattatgataataagatgaaacttttaaatttatatgGTCAAACCGAACTAAGTGTGGGCGTGACATGGTTCAATCACCATACACTATGAAATCACTCCGTTTAAAGCCGGAAAATGATACgctagtaaaaaaataaaaataaaaaataaaaaagaagaaaagagagagaattaaacaatatataaaattagttcttaaaaaatttaatattatttctctcaacttttt contains:
- the LOC122310883 gene encoding eukaryotic translation initiation factor 4B2-like, coding for MSGKPWGNIGTWAADAELAEAEEREAASAAASSAAESSSHIFPSLKESVSTKTKKKKTTLTLSEFYSASSGQRSATEYSQGLTTDEMSRLPTGPKQRSPEEMQYGRLGGGFSSYERSGSLTGRGRERDDADGSWGGGPRRSYGGFDQERRGTPPSRISEFDQPSRADEVDNWALTKKPMPSLDSGRQDRYGSLGGGSRADDTDNWAVGKKPVPSRSSTFGSGFRDSAQEADRWTRGGGAFRESERERPRLVLDPPRGDSGVNEPLVVAKTNKPNPFGAARPREEVLAEKGLNWKKMDSEIEAKKASTPTSTHSSRPSSAQSSRSEGQGLQQRVDNVVKPRPKVNPFGDAKPREVLLEEQGKDWRKIDLDLEHRSVDRLETDEERKLKEEIDHLKKELERESTMEANSESLQGSGGDQSSLCDIILLRERELETLIHDLDSKVRFGQKAVERPGSRPSSGAGRVAGFPERPPSQSSSIEETRNMEFMDRPRSRGAGDVWARPADDRRSFGSGRDRGFIGNRDLDRPRSRDRW